Sequence from the Nitrosospira multiformis genome:
CGAGGAAAAGCTTAAACTGGTTTATGAGCGTGCAAAAGCTCGCAAGCAATTGCATGCCTCCCATGATCCTTCTCAATTAGCGACGGATACGCATCTATTTTTTATTGGCTTGCTGCATATGTGGGTGAAAGATACCGATGGCAATCGATTTCGCTACCAGGCAATAGAATTGGTCAAATCTCATATGAGACTCCGGCGCCGCTAAACGTTGTGTGCTCAAGAGCATACCGTTCCTGATTCCCTAACCACTGAACCTGCATCGCATGGCGCTTGCTATGGCGGATCGCAAAGTTTTTTGCGGCGTATGCCCACAAATTCCATGCTGTTCGGCGGCCACCGCTGCGCCCGACACGTGCGAATCCGGATGAACGAAGTGTATTCGGCGGTACCCGTTTTTTCGGTAAAATATAGTTGACTAAATCGATCAGGTATCTTATAGTTGACTAAATCAGTCATGTATTGATAAAGGTACTCACTGAGGTACTGGCTGGATCCGCTATGTTTAATATCTCTATTGATTGAATTTACGAGAGTAAAGAGGAGCTTACCATGAGGCTAACAACTAAAGGACGGTTTGCGGTAACGGCGCTGTTGGATCTTGCAATGCAGCGTAGCGCGCATCCCGTGACGCTCGCTGAAATCAGCCAGCGTCAACAAATCTCGCTATCCTACCTTGAGCAACTGTTTGCCAAGCTGCGGCAACGCGCGCTTGTCGACAGTGTGCGCGGCCCGGGTGGTGGTTATTGTCTTGCCAGGGACATGGCGGAAGTGTCGATTGCCGAGATCATCCTTGCGGTGGACGAACCGATGGATTCAACACAATGCAGCGGAAAGGAAAATTGCCACAATGACAAAAAGTGCATGACACACGATTTGTGGATAAAGCTTAATGATCTGATTTTCGATCACCTTGGCGCGATTACGCTGAAGCAGCTGGTTGATGACCAGAGAGCGAGGCAAGCGAAGCAGAGTGGCGTGGTCCCAATGCTGGATATGCGAAAGGTCATGCCCGAGCGTGGTGTTATGGCTGAACGTGAGCACTCCGTATATCCGGCCTGATCTGACCTGATCCGACCTGGATAGCACACGTTTATTTCGATCATCATTTAGAATGGCGCGCGGGAATAGTGATGGCGATAACATTAACTGAGAATGCCGCGAAACAGATCCGGAAGCAGCTTGCCAAGCGTGGCAAGGGATTGGCCTTGCGTGTCGGCGTAAAGAAAGTGGGCTGCTCTGGTTTTGCCTACACATTTGATTACGCGGACGATATTGGCGCGGACGATAAGATGTTCGAGTCTTGCAATGCTAATGTGGTGGTGGATGCCGGCAGCTTACCGTTTCTCGACGGTTCGCGTATTGATTTCGTCAAGGAAGGACTCAATGATTCGTTCAGATTCGAGAATCCTAATGTCGACAATATGTGCGGCTGTGGCGAAAGCTTCAGTTTGAAGGAACCCGCCAAGGTTTAACCTGTCGGCGGAGGGCGCCAAGGTGGCGAAAAGGTGCAAAAGAATTTCGAGTAACGGGTACGAAGAATTTTCTTCGACGTAAACGATATTGGAGCAATCTAATGAGTGCAGTATTACAAAATCTGGTCAACCAGCCCTACAAGCACGGTTTTGTTACGGACATCGAGTCCGACGTTGCGCCGAAGGGACTGAGTGAAGACACTATCAAGCTGATTTCGGCCAAGAAGGATGAGCCCGAATGGTTGCTCGAATTTCGGCTCAAGGCTTATCAGCAATGGCTCAAGATGGAAGAACCGAAGTGGTCGAGCGTTAAATACCCGAAGATCGATTTCCAGGCGATCAGTTACTACTCTGCACCCAAACCGAAGAAGAAGTTGAGCAGCATGGACGAGGTTGATCCTGAGTTGTTGCGCAC
This genomic interval carries:
- a CDS encoding Rrf2 family transcriptional regulator, with translation MRLTTKGRFAVTALLDLAMQRSAHPVTLAEISQRQQISLSYLEQLFAKLRQRALVDSVRGPGGGYCLARDMAEVSIAEIILAVDEPMDSTQCSGKENCHNDKKCMTHDLWIKLNDLIFDHLGAITLKQLVDDQRARQAKQSGVVPMLDMRKVMPERGVMAEREHSVYPA
- a CDS encoding HesB/IscA family protein; the protein is MAITLTENAAKQIRKQLAKRGKGLALRVGVKKVGCSGFAYTFDYADDIGADDKMFESCNANVVVDAGSLPFLDGSRIDFVKEGLNDSFRFENPNVDNMCGCGESFSLKEPAKV